TTGATCTCAAGCTTGTCGGATGGAGATTTTTTCATAATTACTGACTGCTGGGAATTCACACTACAACTAATTAGCTTGATTAGATCAAAAAATTGACAGGATATGTCACTTTCTTACAAACCATTGACATAACTGAAATCTTAAACGTTTGTCTGAACTAGAAAACTTTAGGAGCTTCCAAATTAAAAAATATCCAAAAATCCCATACAACAATCCTCTCTTTTCTTTCTCCGTGCTCTCTGCGCCTCTGTGGTTCGTTATCAATAAAAATCATTTTCAAAACTGAAATACGACTGCTATAAAAACTTTGTTTTCCCTAAAAAAATAACTCATTAACCTCAACCTTTCGAAATTCAATTTTTCTCTAATGCCAACTCTTCTTCAATCGCTTTCCGCTTCACATTCTTAAATTTATGAACACTAGCTTCTTTAATTTCTCGTTCTTTGGCAATTTGTTTTTCTCTGTCTGCTGTAACTAAAATTTCTTTGAGGGCATTCAACCTGATTTTGGGTTGAACTACAACGGTATGCAAAAGTGTTTGAAAATGTGACAACAACCGTGTGATAGTAACAGCCTCAAACAAATCTGTGCTGTACTCCATCCAACCCATTAAACCTTGCTCTATCTCCGTCAGATTCAGCAGTAAGTCATACTTTGCAGTCTGACTCTCAACCTCCGTGACACTCGCAGTTAAACCCGAAAGTGCTAAAGGCGGCATCGGTACATTTTGCAGCACCAGCTTGACTTGAAATAGAGGCGTACTGCTCAAAGTCCGTTGTGGGTTCAATACCTCCACTAGCTTGTCAAAGGGCATCTCCTGATGGGTGTAAGCTCCTATAGTTACCTCGCGCACTCGCTCTAATAACTCCTCAAAAGTGGGGTTCCCGGACAGGTTAATACGTAATACCAGTTGGTTGATAAAAAACCCGATTAGTAATTCAGTCTTCGCTTGATTGCGGTTCGCAATATCTGTACCGACCACAATTTCTTCCTGCTCTGTGTACCAATGCAGCAGCATTTTGAATGTTGCTAGCAATGTCATAAATAGCGTCACTTCCTGCTGCTGACTCAACACCTTGAGAGCATCCGTCAAGGACTTAGACAGCACTAGAGATTGTCGTCTACCTTGAAAAGTTTGAACTACTGGTCGGGGATGGTCAGTAGGCAGTTGTAGTATCGGAAGATTGTTCAGTTGTTTTTTCCAGTAAGTTAGTTGCGACTCCAATACTTCCCCTTCTAGCCACTGGCGTTGCCAGATTGTATAATCTGCATACTGAATGGGCAACTCAGGTAAAGGCGTGAGCTGTCCCTTAGAATAAACTTCATAGAGTATTGTCAGTTCCCGAAAGAGGACTCCCATAGACCAGCCGTCAGAGACAATATGGTGCATTGTCAACAACATGATATGTTCTTGTTCGCTGCACTCTAGAAGAGTCACTCGTAGCAATGATCCCTGAGTCAAATCAAAAGGCTGCCGAGCTTCCTGAGTGGCTAGCCAATGCACCTCGGCTGCACGGTGAATTTCAGGGATATCCCGCAGATTTACCATAGGCAAGGTTAAGGTGAAATCTGGACAAATCACCTGCATTGGCTTCCTATCTACAGTAGTAAACACCGTTCGCAAGGCTTCATGTCGTCGGACGATTTCATTGAAGCTTTGCTCTAGTGCCGCTATGTTGAGTACACCTTGGAAGTGCATTACAACAGAAATATTGTAGAAAGGGTTGCCTGGTTGCAATTGGTCAAGAAACCACAGTCGCTGTTGAGCAAAAGATAGAGGGTGAAAGTCTGTGGTTTTTCGGTTTTGGGTAAGGGTTACTGATGGTATACAAGCTGCCGTTGTCAGTTTAGCAAGTATCTTTGTCGCTAGCTCAGTGATGTTAATACCTTCAAAAAAGTCTGCTATGGGTACACTAACTTCTAGATCATCCTCAATCCTGTTTTTTAACTCAATAACTCTTAAAGAATCGAGTCCTAAAGGGGTTAGTGGCTGTTGAAGGTTGATTTCATGCAGTGGAATTGCAAATACCCGTGCTATCTGTTTTTGAAGATATGACTCTAACAGGGGCTGTTGCTTGCGCGGGGTGAGGGCTAAAAGAGCTTCACGCTGTAACCTATTTTCGTTTCCATCAATATTAATAGTTTTCTGAATACTGCTACCAACGACTTCCAGCTTGTTCGCCAGAAAATCGGCTTTTGTGGCACGGCGTTGAATCTTGCCACTAGAGGTTTTGGGAATAGTGCCTGGTTTAATCAGCACCACTGCGTATACTTGTATCTCATACTCCTCAGCCACAGCTTGACGAATTGCTGCAATGACTTCTTCAATATTTGGTTTGGCGCGAAACTCCAACTCTTGCACTACAACTAAGCGTTCTTCATTCTCTGCCTCAACTGAGAAAGCTGCACCACTGCCTGAACGCAATGATGAATGACTACGTTCCACAGTCAACTCTAAGTCTTGCGGATAAAGGTTGCGACCACGGATAATGATTAAATCTTTGGCTCGACCTGTGATAAATAGTTCTCCCTTGTCCAAAAAACCTAAGTCACCTGTGCGTAAAAATAGCCTAGAATCTGGGCCTTTGAGGGAGGCGTGGAATGTTTGCTTTGTCTCATCAGGACGGTTCCAATAACCTTGACCAATACTGGGCCCTGATACCCAGATTTCGCCTACTTCGTCGGGTTGACAAGGCTTAAGAGTCTCTGGGTGTGCAATGACAATTTGCTGTTGTGGTACACTTTGACCGCAACTGACAAAGGTCTGGATATCTTCACTAGTGGCTGCTTCAATGACTTGATGCCTTTCCAATGCAGATTTTGCAACTGTTTTGCAAGGAGGTAAAGCTTTCTTGATCCCACCCGAAACCATCAGAGTTGCTTCCGCCATACCATAACAAGGATAGAACCCTTCTGGACGAAAACCACACTCAGCAAAAGTGGCTGAAAATCGCTCTAGAGTCTCCGATCTGATGGGTTCAGCGCCGTTGAAGGCGACGCTCCAACTACTTAAGTCAAGAGTAGACTTTTGCTCAGGAGTAATCCTCTGAATACACAACTCGTAGGCAAAGTTGGGACCACCACTAGTTGTACCACGATATTGAGAAATTGCCTGCAACCATCGATATGGACGTTGTAAAAATGAGGTGGGAGACATTAAGACGCAAGGAAACCCTCCATATAATGGTTGCAGTATTCCACCAATCAATCCCATGTCATGGTAAACGGGTAGCCAAGAGACAAACTGACTCTCAGGCGAATGTTCCATGATTTGGTAAGTCACGGCAGCATTATGTAGTAGGTTGCCATGACTAAGCATGACACCTTTAGGAGTGCCTGTAGAACCAGATGTATATTGCAGAAACGCTAATATCTGCGCGTCAATTTCAGGTTGTTGCCAAGAATCTTCTATGCCTTGTGCCAGGTTGTCAGTTGTCAGCCAACATAAACTTCCCTGGTCTGTGTGTTTTGTCAGTAAAGACTTGACGTTAGGGAGGAGCGTTGTTGTCGTTAAAATAATTGCTGCTTGTGCATCTGCGATAATTGCCTGAATTCTGGGCGTATTACGTTGATTGCGCGGCGGGTAAGCCGGAACTGCCACGACTCCAGCATATAAGCAACCGAAAAATGCTGTTAAGTAATCCAATCCCGGAGGATAGAGCAATATAGCACGTTCCCCACTTAAACCAAGGGCTTGGAGTTGAGATGCTATAGCCCGACTGCGACGATCCAGCTCATAGTAAGTTAGCGTTGATTCCTGAGTTTCTCCATCTTCGAGGAAGGTGAATGCTTGTGTGTGCGGCTGTGTCGAACTGCGATCGCGCAGAATATCGACGACTGTCGTACACTGATGGGAAATTTGGGGAAATATATTGAGAATTAAAGACATTTTCCGCCTCAAGCAATCAGATGCACGTAAACAATGGTGGAATCGGGGAAACCAGATCGGAGCAGGGGAAAACCCCATTGATAAATCTAGGCGGCTCGGTAAAAAGACATCAAGAAAGCTTGTTGCAACCAATCTCGGTGCAAATCTTTTTTCCTTTTTCCATAAATAAATTTAGTTGCTCTGCGATCGCCTACAGAGAGTTTTCTCCCCTTGCTTTCGTAACCGACCCAGCTTCAAGTGCCCTCCTTTTTGGTCAGTCACCTAAAATTTTGGCTCAGGTATATTGACAGTTATTTTTAATTAGCACTAGCACTATATAGCAACTTTACTGCCTTTAGCAACTTTAGAGTAATAGAGAATACTTATCAGTAAGAGTTAATAAATTAGCTGCTACTATTCGATAAACTTCTTTGTATCTCATGGTAAATACAAATGAGCGTGTACGATAAGGTCTTTCTTAATACTGATATACGACCCTAAATGCTACATATTTTAATTACTCAGTAATAGTCCTAAAACTCTTGCTTTATCAAGACAAGTCCAAAAAATTAATGTAACTCAATCGCTCTACTTCTAGCTTAGTCTTGGTTTATCCCATTAGGTACAAGATATCAGAATATCGACTTGATACTATAAAAATCTTGTGTTAATTGTTACTAGCTAAGAGCAGTAGTATTGTTGAAATTTTTCTTCGATGGTGTAAATTATTATTTGTTTTTATTTTATTAAGCTTGCTTTTTTAATGCAAATAGATTTCAATACTCTTTAAATGCTAGTATCTGTCAACTAGATATTGAGTGGTGTAACGGAGTCAGAAAACAATAATGAAGTCTAAACAGTTTGTTCTCGGTCTATGGCTGACAGGTGCGATCGTGGTGTTGATGACAGAACCTACTAGAAGTGAGCAAATATCATCACTTCTAGTTCATAAGAGTATAGTGTCCACCGACGCTAACAAAGGCTTTATTCAGCAAATACGCCTGATTACCAAAGAGCAGACTGTTGAACCAATCCAACAAATTCGGCAAGTAAGTGAGATAGAGAATCCAGCCAAGAGCGACTAATTATCATTAGTGCAGTCGCCAATACAATAAACACGCGTTCCCAA
The Nostoc punctiforme PCC 73102 genome window above contains:
- a CDS encoding condensation domain-containing protein, producing MSLILNIFPQISHQCTTVVDILRDRSSTQPHTQAFTFLEDGETQESTLTYYELDRRSRAIASQLQALGLSGERAILLYPPGLDYLTAFFGCLYAGVVAVPAYPPRNQRNTPRIQAIIADAQAAIILTTTTLLPNVKSLLTKHTDQGSLCWLTTDNLAQGIEDSWQQPEIDAQILAFLQYTSGSTGTPKGVMLSHGNLLHNAAVTYQIMEHSPESQFVSWLPVYHDMGLIGGILQPLYGGFPCVLMSPTSFLQRPYRWLQAISQYRGTTSGGPNFAYELCIQRITPEQKSTLDLSSWSVAFNGAEPIRSETLERFSATFAECGFRPEGFYPCYGMAEATLMVSGGIKKALPPCKTVAKSALERHQVIEAATSEDIQTFVSCGQSVPQQQIVIAHPETLKPCQPDEVGEIWVSGPSIGQGYWNRPDETKQTFHASLKGPDSRLFLRTGDLGFLDKGELFITGRAKDLIIIRGRNLYPQDLELTVERSHSSLRSGSGAAFSVEAENEERLVVVQELEFRAKPNIEEVIAAIRQAVAEEYEIQVYAVVLIKPGTIPKTSSGKIQRRATKADFLANKLEVVGSSIQKTINIDGNENRLQREALLALTPRKQQPLLESYLQKQIARVFAIPLHEINLQQPLTPLGLDSLRVIELKNRIEDDLEVSVPIADFFEGINITELATKILAKLTTAACIPSVTLTQNRKTTDFHPLSFAQQRLWFLDQLQPGNPFYNISVVMHFQGVLNIAALEQSFNEIVRRHEALRTVFTTVDRKPMQVICPDFTLTLPMVNLRDIPEIHRAAEVHWLATQEARQPFDLTQGSLLRVTLLECSEQEHIMLLTMHHIVSDGWSMGVLFRELTILYEVYSKGQLTPLPELPIQYADYTIWQRQWLEGEVLESQLTYWKKQLNNLPILQLPTDHPRPVVQTFQGRRQSLVLSKSLTDALKVLSQQQEVTLFMTLLATFKMLLHWYTEQEEIVVGTDIANRNQAKTELLIGFFINQLVLRINLSGNPTFEELLERVREVTIGAYTHQEMPFDKLVEVLNPQRTLSSTPLFQVKLVLQNVPMPPLALSGLTASVTEVESQTAKYDLLLNLTEIEQGLMGWMEYSTDLFEAVTITRLLSHFQTLLHTVVVQPKIRLNALKEILVTADREKQIAKEREIKEASVHKFKNVKRKAIEEELALEKN